The window ACAAGCTGAGCCTCCACTCCGGCTCCGACAAGTTCTCGGTCTACGCCCCGGCGACACAGGCCACGGGCGGCCTGGTGCACCTGAAGACCGCCGGCACCAGCTACCTGGAGGCGCTACGGGTCATAGGCGCCCATGAACCCGAGCTGCTGCACCGCATCGCGCGCCTCGCCGCCGAACGCTTCGCGGAGGACGTGCAGAGCTATCACATCTCGGGTAGCCCGGCCGGCATGCCCGCCCTCGCGTCGTTGCCGGGCGCCGCCGTCGGCGCCCTCCTCGAGCAGACCGACGCCCGCCAGGTTCTGCACGTCACCTTCGGGTCGGCGCTGAGGACCTACGGAGCCGAGATCGGCGCCGCCCTCCGCCACCACCCGGCCGCGTACCGCGCGGCGCTGCGGCGCCACTTCGAACGGCACCTCGCCCCTCTCGTGACCTCCAGTGAGGTGACGGCATGACCGCCCCAGCCACGCCGTGGACGCTCGACCCCGACCGCTGCTTCGCGCCCGAACCCACCCAGCGGAGCCTGGCCCGGGAGCTGTACGAAGGGGTGGCCGGCCTGCCGCTGCTCTCGCCGCACGGGCACGTCTCCCCCGGCCTGTTGCTCGAGGACGCCCCCTTCGGCGACCCGGCGCAGACGTTCGTCGTCCCGGACCACTACCTGCTGCGCATGCTCCATAGCCAGGGCGTGCCCCTGGCCCGGCTCGGCGTGGCGCCCCTCGACGGCGCGCCGGTGGAGACGGACCCGCGGGCGATCTGGCGCGAGTTCGCGTCCCACTACCACCTGTTCGCCGGCACGCCGTCCGGGCTGTGGCTGAAGCAGGAGTTCACGGAACTCTTCGGTCTCGCCGAGCGACCCTCCGCCGCGACCGCCGACCGCACCTTCGACCACCTGAACGACAAGCTCGCCCAGCCCGCCTTCCGGCCCCGCGCCCTCTTCCGCCGGTTCGGGCTGGAGGTGCTGGCCACCACCGACGCCGCCACGGACGGCCTGAGCGAGCACGCCGCGCTGCAGGCCGCCGGCCTGCCAGTGGTGCCAACGTTCCGGCCGGACGCTGTCCTCGACCCGAGCCGCGACGACTTCCCGGCGGCACTCGACGCCCTCGAGGAGCGCAGCGGCGTGGCCGTCGACGGTTACGCCGGCTACGTCGAGGCCCTCGAGCAGCGCCGCGCCGCCTTCAAGGCCGCCGGGGCCACGGCGACGGATCACGCGGCCATCAGCGCGCACGTGGCCGAACTGCCGGGCGTCGAGGCGGTGTACGGGCGCGTGCGGGCGGGCACGGCGAGCGCCGACGAGCGCCGCGCCTTCGCCGCCCACATGCTGCTGCAGTCCGCGCGCATGAGCGCCGCCGACGGCCTCGTCATGCAGCTCCACGTCGGCTCCCTGCGCGACCACCACGCGCCGACGTTCGCCCGCTTCGGTCGCGACAAGGGCGCCGACATCCCCGTGGCCGCCACCTTCACGCGCGAGCTGAGGCCGCTACTCGACGAGCTAGGCGACCACCCCACGTTCCGCCTCGTCCTCTACACCGTCGACGAGACCCCCTACGCCCGCGAGCTGGCGCCGCTGGCCGGCTTCTACCCGAGCGTGCGCCTCGGGGCACCGTGGTGGTTCTTCGACTCGGTGCTGGGCATGGAACGCTACCTCGACGCCGTGACCGAGACGGCGGGGATCTACAACCTGGCGGGGTTCGTCGACGACACGCGCGCGTTCCCGTCGATACCGGCCCGCCACGACGTGTGGCGGCGCGTCACCTGCAACTGGCTGGCCGGGCGCGCCGTGCGCGGCCTCATCGACCGGGACGAGGCGCCCGCCCTGGCGCGCGCGCTGGCCTACGACCTCACGAAGGAGACCTACCGCCTGGGCGCGCCCTGACCGGGAGCGCGGTTCCGGCCGGCGGCCGACCAGCCCCCTAGACCCGCCCCGCGGGACTAACCGCGGACGCTCGCGCCTACCGACCGGCGCCCGCCGCCGCGAACGCGGCCGGCGCGGCCAACCCCCTGAAGTTCCAGTGCCCGTCCCGCCTGGGCGGCCAGATGACGGCGGTGGCGCGGCCCGCGATGGCGATGGCGTCCACCGGACCAAAGTAACGCGAGTCCTCGGACCCGCCGGCGGAGCGGTTGTCGCCCATGACGAAGTACTTGCCGTCGGGCACGACGAGGTCGAGCACCACGGGCGTCCCCTCCGGCGTGCCGGGGGGAACCTCTACGCCGCCCACCACGTTCCCGTAGAAGAGCTGGACCCGCGGGTCGTCGACGCTGACGCTGGCGGGGACGAAACCGCCCATCGGCAGCATCGGCACGCTGTTGCCCTTGGGTGTCGTCTCGAAGCCCATGACCAACGCCGCGACCTCCCCGCCCCGCACCACCACCAACGGGAAGTCGACGGGCGCGACGCGCACGGTGCCCGCGTCGGTGATGAAACCCTGGTCGATGGCGACGCCGTTCACGAAGACCTGGCCCCGCTCGATCCGCAGCCGGTCGCCCGGCACAGCCACCACGCGCTTGATGAAGAAGTTGCGCTTGCCCGTCTCCAGCGCGGTGGGGGCGTTGGCCGGCTCGCGCAGCACGACGACGGCGCCCCGCTGGTAGGGACCGAGCACGCCGGCCCGCCGCAACCAGGTGTCGTACTTGGGGATGAAGACGCGGTCACCCGTCAGGAGCGCCTGCAGCAGGTTGCCGCGCCCGTTGCCGCCGTCCAGGTTGGGCTCCATCGACGTGCCGACGACGCCGACGGTCGTGAAGAGGAAGGTGACGACGAGGAAGGCGATGACGAGCGCCTCGCCGTAGCCCCGCACCTCGCGCCAGACCCGCTGCCGGAGGGTGAGTGTCTGCGGGCGCGCCGCGCCCGCCGATCCGCCGGGGCGGAGGCGCGCCCGAGCGGTCTCGCGCGGGGAATCCGGCCGTTTCTGGTCTGATCTCGTCATGACGGCATAGCCTACCGCGAACGCGGGCGGCCCCGTACAATCGGTGCGAGGCGGGCGCCGCGGTGACATCGGCGAACCCCGGACCGCTCGCTCGCGAAAGGATCCACATGCTTCGTCGGCTCGCACCGCTCATCGCCCTCTCCACGCTGGCGCTAAGCCTCACCGCCACCGCCCAGCGACCCTTCATCGTCCCCAACTACTACGTGTCACAGCTCCCGGTCCTGACCCCGGGGGTCGCCGCCGCCGGCGAGCTGACCGAGGCCGACGGACAGAGCTACAAGGACGGCGCCCACCTCGATCTCTACCAGTTCGAGGGCGTTGTCGGCGCGTACGTCGAGCTGGAGCTGCGCAGCTACGACTTCGACACCTTCCTCAGCGTCTTCGACCCCGCCGGCAACCTGGTCGAGGCGAACGACGACGCGGACTACGACGGTGGCGACGCCAACCGCTCGTACGTCTCGCTCTACGTTGATCAGGAGGGCCGGTACACGGTCGTCGCCAGCGCGTACGCTCAGTACGGGCTCGGCGCCTACGAGCTGCGCCTCGACGTCCAGCCCAGCTTCTCGCTCGACGACGCGACCGTCGTGACCGTGCCGGGCGCGATCGACGGCGCCCTCGCCGCGACCGACCCCGTCGTCCCGGAAGGCTGGACCGGGCCGAGCAGGGCCTACCGCTTCACCCTCGAGTCGGAGGTGGCCCTCAAGATCGACGCCGCTTCCTCGGACTTCGACACCTACCTCTACCTGTTCGACGCGGCCGGGAGGCTCCTCGCCTCCAACGACGATCACGACTACAGCGAGGCGAGCGGCTACGCCACCGACTCGCAGATCTTCGCCGCCCTCGCACCCGGCGAGTACGTCGTGTACGTGAGCAGCTGGTCCNNNNNNNNNNNNNNNNNNNNNNNNNNNNNNNNNNNNNNNNNNNNNNNNNNNNNNNNNNNNNNNNNNNNNNNNNNNNNNNNNNNNNNNNNNNNNNNNNNNNAGCGGCGCGCGCCGTCTCGTTGCGGCGCGCCGCCGGTTCGTCGTGGGGCGCCGCCCCCGCGCCGCGCGCTCCGGGCACGTCCCGCCTTGCCCGCGAGCGGCTAGCATGGCCCGAGACATGCCGCCAGATCCCCCAGGTGCCACCCTCTTCGAGTCGCCCCAGTCCGAGCCGCTCGCGGCTCGCATGCGCCCCCGCACCCTCGCCGACTTCGTCGGCCAGGGGCACATCGTGGGCCCCGGCCGGCTCCTGCGCAGGGCCATCGAGGCCGACCAGCTCTCCTCCCTGATCTTCTACGGCCCGCCCGGCACCGGCAAGACGACTCTCGCCCGGGTGATCGCCAACTCCACCCGCGCCCGTTTCACGGCCATCAACGCCGTCCTGTCGGGGGTGAAGGAGATCCGCGAGGCGGTCGCCGCCGCCCAGGCGTCGCGCCGGGCGGGCGTGAAGACCATCCTGTTCGTCGACGAGGTCCACCGCTTCAACAAGGCGCAGCAAGACGCCCTGCTCCCCTGGGTCGAGAACGGCACGGTCGTGCTCGTGGGCGCCACCACCGAGAACCCGTTCTTCGAGGTGAACAAGGCGCTCGTCAGCCGCAGCCGCGTCTTCCAGCTCCTCCCGCTGGAGCCGGACGACCTGCGCGCCGTGGCGCGCCAGGCGCTCGGCGACACCGAGCGCGGCTACGGCGGCCGCGCGGTCTCCCTCGACGACGACGCGCTCGACCACCTGGTCAACGTGGCCAACGGCGACGCGCGCGCCCTCCTCAACGCCCTGGAACTGGCCGTCGAGACGACGCCCCCGACGTCCGGCGTGGTGCGCGTGACGCGGGAGGTGGCCGAGGAGTCCATCCAGCGCCGCGCGGTCCTCTACGACAAGGAGGGCGACGCCCACTTCGACACGATCAGCGCCTTCATCAAGAGCGTCCGCGGCTCGGACCCGGACGCCGCCCTCTACTGGTTGGCGAAGATGGTGTACGCCGGCGAGGACCCGCGCTTCATCTTCAGGCGCCTGCTCGTGCTCGCGAGCGAGGACGTCGGGCTGGCCGACCCCCACGCGCTGCCGCACACGGCGGCCGCGGCCCAGGCCTACGACTACGTCGGCCTGCCGGAGGGCCGCTACCACCTTGCGCAGGCGACGCTCTACCTCGCCACGGCGCCCAAGTCGAACAGCACGCTCGGCTTCTTCGACGCGCTCGGCGCGGTCGAGCGCGAGCGGGAGGCCGACGTCCCCACCCACTTGCGAGACGGCAACCGCGACAAGGAGACCTTGGGTCACGGCGCCGGCTACGCCTACCCGCACGCCTACCGCGACCACTGGGTGGCGCAGCAGTACCTCCCCGGAAGACTGCAGGGCAAGGTCTTCTACCAGCCGAGCGCAAGCGGCTTCGAGGCGAGCGTCAGGGGCGACGTCGCGCGGCGCCGCGAAGCGCAGCTCGCCGCCATGCTCGAGGCCGAGCCCGCCCCCGAGGTGCTCACCGTCAGCCCGCGAACGGGCGCCCGCTCCGGCTGGCTGGAACGGACCGCGTCGACCCGCGGCCGCCGCCTCGGCGAGGTCCGCGACGCGCTGTTCGAGCTGGCGCCCCCGGCGGCCCACCACGTGGT of the Trueperaceae bacterium genome contains:
- the uxaC gene encoding glucuronate isomerase, which translates into the protein MTAPATPWTLDPDRCFAPEPTQRSLARELYEGVAGLPLLSPHGHVSPGLLLEDAPFGDPAQTFVVPDHYLLRMLHSQGVPLARLGVAPLDGAPVETDPRAIWREFASHYHLFAGTPSGLWLKQEFTELFGLAERPSAATADRTFDHLNDKLAQPAFRPRALFRRFGLEVLATTDAATDGLSEHAALQAAGLPVVPTFRPDAVLDPSRDDFPAALDALEERSGVAVDGYAGYVEALEQRRAAFKAAGATATDHAAISAHVAELPGVEAVYGRVRAGTASADERRAFAAHMLLQSARMSAADGLVMQLHVGSLRDHHAPTFARFGRDKGADIPVAATFTRELRPLLDELGDHPTFRLVLYTVDETPYARELAPLAGFYPSVRLGAPWWFFDSVLGMERYLDAVTETAGIYNLAGFVDDTRAFPSIPARHDVWRRVTCNWLAGRAVRGLIDRDEAPALARALAYDLTKETYRLGAP
- a CDS encoding AAA family ATPase, giving the protein MPPDPPGATLFESPQSEPLAARMRPRTLADFVGQGHIVGPGRLLRRAIEADQLSSLIFYGPPGTGKTTLARVIANSTRARFTAINAVLSGVKEIREAVAAAQASRRAGVKTILFVDEVHRFNKAQQDALLPWVENGTVVLVGATTENPFFEVNKALVSRSRVFQLLPLEPDDLRAVARQALGDTERGYGGRAVSLDDDALDHLVNVANGDARALLNALELAVETTPPTSGVVRVTREVAEESIQRRAVLYDKEGDAHFDTISAFIKSVRGSDPDAALYWLAKMVYAGEDPRFIFRRLLVLASEDVGLADPHALPHTAAAAQAYDYVGLPEGRYHLAQATLYLATAPKSNSTLGFFDALGAVEREREADVPTHLRDGNRDKETLGHGAGYAYPHAYRDHWVAQQYLPGRLQGKVFYQPSASGFEASVRGDVARRREAQLAAMLEAEPAPEVLTVSPRTGARSGWLERTASTRGRRLGEVRDALFELAPPAAHHVVLDLNPGSGLLLWEAVRRTPEGQAFALEPVEAAARDLETQARNLPELARPAVLRAGLLDLTPDLLAGVRFDVALGRGALSAIGAGRGGEGAAEVSSRLIAALRNLRAGMAPAGVVALAEVDMRRAQRLHELVDLSSAPELAARLARAEEQIYDPLGAGREQAETARLGPAPETVTASLAAAGFTQVRLSQRRFFDSRRLQRETVEGWLAPGDARPSYLDLLRAHLGDAELSAVRAAFLRQLPDREVRWGTAYYLVRAVAAPAGVAA
- the lepB gene encoding signal peptidase I produces the protein MTRSDQKRPDSPRETARARLRPGGSAGAARPQTLTLRQRVWREVRGYGEALVIAFLVVTFLFTTVGVVGTSMEPNLDGGNGRGNLLQALLTGDRVFIPKYDTWLRRAGVLGPYQRGAVVVLREPANAPTALETGKRNFFIKRVVAVPGDRLRIERGQVFVNGVAIDQGFITDAGTVRVAPVDFPLVVVRGGEVAALVMGFETTPKGNSVPMLPMGGFVPASVSVDDPRVQLFYGNVVGGVEVPPGTPEGTPVVLDLVVPDGKYFVMGDNRSAGGSEDSRYFGPVDAIAIAGRATAVIWPPRRDGHWNFRGLAAPAAFAAAGAGR
- a CDS encoding PPC domain-containing protein, with translation MLRRLAPLIALSTLALSLTATAQRPFIVPNYYVSQLPVLTPGVAAAGELTEADGQSYKDGAHLDLYQFEGVVGAYVELELRSYDFDTFLSVFDPAGNLVEANDDADYDGGDANRSYVSLYVDQEGRYTVVASAYAQYGLGAYELRLDVQPSFSLDDATVVTVPGAIDGALAATDPVVPEGWTGPSRAYRFTLESEVALKIDAASSDFDTYLYLFDAAGRLLASNDDHDYSEASGYATDSQIFAALAPGEYVVYVSSWS